Proteins encoded within one genomic window of Styela clava unplaced genomic scaffold, kaStyClav1.hap1.2 HAP1_SCAFFOLD_34, whole genome shotgun sequence:
- the LOC144419557 gene encoding uncharacterized protein LOC144419557: MLNSSGQIHCVLLCGKSRLVPLKGSTIPRLELCAATISARNDKFFRNELKIEISASYFWTDSTTVLGYLANEDKVFKTFVANRVNLIKEVSEINQWYYVPSKLNPADVASRGMSVDAFLNYPEWKSGPSFLWKCHDDWPEQPDFLHSVSDGNLEIKKELPEKCFAAVKDQPCVLDDVVAKYSNWHHLKKIIAWMLRYINKLKSIVGSNCNLKSGPVESLTVEEMILAEVEIIKHEQRKYFLKEIDVLFKGKQIPKSSSLCNLQPFLENGLLRVGGRIRAANVEFNAKHPIIIPKESKIASLIIDYVHRTTGHNGREYVLAEINQKYWIVKGNALVRSVLRGCVPCRKRQRPPESQLMADLPENRLIPDKPPFTYVAVDCFGPFLIKQGRSEVKRYGVLFTCLVSRAVHVEIANSLDTSAFIMSLRRFIARRGQVIEMRSDNGTNFVSGERELRDAIKSWNKNQIHDYLLQKNIKWIFQTPASSHHGGVFERQIRTIRKIFNAICCEQVLTDESLRTLMCECENIVNGRPITTVSNDPKDLTPLSPNNLLLMKEEPMLPPGVFDPKDMYARKRWKQVQYLADVFWKRWRKEFLPLLQCRQKWNKVQRDLQKDDIVLVVNENQPRNTWLLGRVIETYQDSKGRVRSVGVQTKHSIFQRPVTKLVLLRECDEA, encoded by the coding sequence ATGTTGAATTCATCTGGACAAATACACTGTGTGTTACTTTGTGGAAAATCTAGGCTAGTACCATTGAAAGGCTCGACAATACCTAGACTCGAACTGTGTGCAGCAACTATTTCTGCGCGCAATGataaatttttcagaaatgagcttaaaattgaaatttctgcATCTTATTTTTGGACAGATAGTACGACGGTGTTAGGCTATTTGGCTAATGAGGATAAAGTATTTAAAACTTTTGTTGCTAACAGAGTAAATCTAATCAAGGAAGTTTCTGAAATTAACCAATGGTATTATGTGCCATCTAAATTGAATCCGGCTGATGTTGCCTCCAGAGGTATGTCAGTGGATGCTTTCCTGAATTATCCGGAATGGAAATCTGGTCCAAGTTTTTTATGGAAATGTCATGATGATTGGCCTGAACAACCTGATTTCTTACATTCTGTGTCTGATGGAAATTTGGAAATTAAGAAAGAATTGCCTGAAAAATGTTTTGCTGCTGTGAAAGATCAACCATGTGTTCTTGATGATGTCGTtgctaaatattcaaattggcaTCACTTGAAGAAAATAATTGCTTGGATGTTACGTTACATAAACAAATTAAAGTCAATTGTTGGATCAAACTGCAATTTGAAATCTGGACCTGTTGAATCTTTAACTGTAGAAGAAATGATTCTGGCTGAGGTGGAAATTATAAAGCATGAACAaagaaaatactttttaaaagaaattgatgttttgtTCAAAGGAAAACAAATTCCAAAATCAAGCTCTTTATGTAATTTACAACCATTCTTGGAAAACGGACTACTTCGTGTAGGAGGTAGGATCAGAGCAGCAAATGTTGAGTTTAATGCAAAGCATCCAATTATTATCCCAAAAGAAAGTAAAATTGCTTCTTTAATAATAGATTATGTCCACAGAACAACTGGTCATAACGGTCGTGAATATGTGTTAgctgaaataaatcaaaagtaTTGGATCGTAAAAGGTAATGCTTTGGTGCGAAGTGTTTTGAGAGGATGTGTTCCTTGCAGGAAGAGACAACGTCCTCCTGAATCTCAATTAATGGCGGACTTACCTGAGAATCGCTTGATACCGGATAAACCTCCTTTCACATATGTTGCAGTGGATTGTTTCGGTCCATTCTTGATCAAGCAAGGAAGGAGCGAGGTTAAACGTTATGGTGTGCTTTTTACTTGTTTAGTGTCGCGCGCTGTACATGTGGAAATAGCAAACAGTCTGGACACTAGTGCTTTCATTATGTCTCTTAGAAGATTCATAGCAAGGAGAGGTCAAGTTATTGAGATGCGATCTGATAATGGCACTAACTTCGTCTCTGGTGAACGAGAACTCAGAGATGCGATTAAATCTTGGAACAAAAACCAAATTCATGATTATTTGTTACAGAAAAACATCAAATGGATATTTCAAACGCCTGCTTCATCTCATCATGGTGGTGTGTTTGAGAGACAGATTAGAACTATAAGGAAAATCTTTAATGCTATTTGCTGTGAACAAGTGTTGACAGATGAGAGTTTAAGAACTCTTATGTGCGAATGCGAAAATATTGTGAATGGACGACCGATAACTACAGTATCGAACGACCCTAAAGATTTAACTCCATTAAGTCcaaataatttattactgatgaaAGAGGAACCAATGCTTCCTCCAGGTGTGTTTGACCCCAAGGACATGTATGCTCGAAAGCGTTGGAAGCAAGTCCAATATCTTGCGGATGTTTTCTGGAAACGTTGGAGAAAGGAATTCCTTCCGCTTCTTCAATGTCGACAAAAATGGAACAAAGTGCAACGAGATCTTCAAAAGGATGACATTGTACTTGTTGTGAATGAGAATCAACCACGAAACACTTGGTTGCTGGGACGAGTCATTGAAACTTACCAGGATAGCAAGGGTAGGGTTCGTTCCGTGGGTGTTCAAACCAAACATTCCATATTCCAACGCCCTGTGACAAAACTTGTACTTCTGCGTGAGTGTGATGAAGCATGA
- the LOC144419559 gene encoding uncharacterized protein LOC144419559: MATADAHLNVKDNEDDSTTNDGSAKSDVHETTIIAMSVETQPKSSLALASENVVSDHSSGVSKDLFLRIPDVDSVSHLSSRKSTNKEKSVASCVAEEMSTNTHVMTTRSKVKQKKSTVLTRDCLSRNSKRRSLKTFRSASYRLTSVVQSQKSAFSESQIENIYEARKISQQRKTELEKQQLGNRLQQEKEIWEENNQIEDLTLEKEWQELLQQQQVEEEEIRKEKQRQEEEIRIENQRKREAFMRRRQEIQQKRKIENVTFDRRKQRTLQEIEDRSRRELLGLDMDFNETLAESGIIVNKSPSAVITNDTTNQQSTQNSVITPSEPEPDVQNAPVMLPVTTAQFSQPQITQVTRTNMLSTMSRRRTIAGENGESVIPASEIEICNPQNVSVTMGGDVAVENVSHVPEQIICTTGSLNPRNVLNVSSEVATTCSYMLNDSTVAPRVSVSACTMNNVTRIPEMSVSLPFTSPISNASQIPIYTAPKASSVPVVTMSNNVPLTGVTQMPVMPNQVLSYPQIIYVPQPQFGLPPSEPPTFSGDAAEYRYFLDIFDTVIGSRVQSPKEKMVYLLKYTKGPAHALVKGCQHRGSECYNEAIQLLDETYGRKYQIGEACINSVSCGPNLKLADKDALTMFAAELMSCMNTLIGIEYNNVSIMTIDKMAMRMPHSWRAGWLSVVDDVLNEKKVNLTVEHLANYVRKRTRENTNLPSNDPNSPPKQSNPVKGLKPYRSTFATSVVDGPVRKCVKCNKDHFLNQCVKFRELSYEDKIEFVRNRKLCFSCLEPGHWSKDCKRTKPCKVEGCKRRHTTVLHPPDKIQINHSGTKGDESPVLKNFGSQTPETETKFNAFVNTSKNEKVLLNVIPVKVRVNGDKNAIVTNAFFDNGSTCSFISESLMHKLNVDGLKINLNVRTINNETESKQSIIVKGLEISDFDESEYVPLTPLFSNDKIGVEQSDIPSQKDVDQFIEFKNVVIPNIKSEVGLLIGKDNPKLHKPLEVAYGPHDYFASKTVAGWMISCPPKKNDNQGNPCNYFVKNEVHPLCQMCTDVIDSANNEKDEISPRQQMFLDRVSESIKLKDDGHYEIDLPFINPNSKLPSNYLQVKQRTESLKRRFIRDPNFYSEYKDFVENMLTMGYAEEVSDSTESEGQIWYINHHGVYHPEKKKIRVVFDCSSKFQGICLNDILLQGPDLANNLVGVLSRFRKNVVVVQGDIRSMFLQVKVPEKHRNYLRFFWWEDSDINKPMKEFRMTAYPFGTVCSPSCCNYALKQAAEDNKHDFDISVINAINDSFYVDDFFDSRPNAESAVSLVKNISAVCAKGGFEVLKWISNDRNVIAEIPEDMRSKNLKNLNLAVDALPLEHALGMIWSVDEDILCFSVNPKERPCNRRGMLSVVNSIFDPMGLVQPVLQPVKVLMQMLGRQKFSWDDPIPPGVEQEWLKWLSELPKLKEFNVPRCFVPVDYGEVVETQ; this comes from the coding sequence atggCAACGGCTGATGCTCACTTAAATGTCAAGGACAATGAAGATGATTCAACAACAAATGACGGTTCTGCAAAATCAGACGTTCATGAAACAACAATAATTGCAATGTCAGTTGAAACACAACCTAAATCAAGTCTTGCATTGGCAAGTGAAAATGTTGTGAGTGATCATTCTAGTGGTGTGAGTAAAGACTTGTTCCTAAGAATACCTGATGTGGATTCAGTTTCTCACCTAAGTTCGCGAAAGAGCACTAATAAAGAGAAGTCTGTAGCATCTTGTGTTGCTGAAGAAATGTCAACAAACACACATGTAATGACCACAAGATCAAAAGTGAAACAAAAGAAATCAACTGTTTTAACTCGGGATTGTTTGtcaagaaattcaaaaagacGAAGCTTGAAAACGTTTCGTAGTGCAAGTTATCGATTAACATCTGTTGTCCAGTCACAAAAATCAGCTTTTAGTGAGTCGCAAATAGAAAACATCTATGAAGCACGAAAAATAAGTCAGCAAAGGAAAACTGAGCTAGAGAAACAACAGCTCGGTAACCGGTtgcaacaagaaaaagaaatttgggAAGAAAATAACCAAATTGAAGACTTAACACTGGAAAAGGAGTGGCAAGAACTCCTGCAACAACAACAAGTTGAGGAAGAAGAAATAAGAAAAGAAAAGCAACGTCAAGAGGAAGAAATTAGAATTGAAAACCAACGTAAGCGAGAAGCATTTATGCGTCGTCGCCaggaaatacaacaaaaaagaaagatCGAAAACGTTACATTCGATCGACGTAAACAAAGAACCCTGCAAGAAATCGAAGACAGAAGTCGACGAGAACTGCTGGGATTGGACATGGACTTTAATGAAACTTTAGCAGAAAGTGGGATAATTGTTAATAAATCCCCATCTGCTGTTATTACTAATGATACTACTAATCAACAATCAACACAAAATTCTGTAATCACACCATCAGAACCTGAACCCGATGTACAAAATGCACCTGTAATGTTACCTGTAACAACGGCACAATTTTCACAACCGCAGATCACACAAGTCACCAGAACGAATATGTTGAGTACCATGAGTAGGAGGAGGACAATCGCCGGGGAAAATGGTGAGTCGGTTATTCCTGcctctgaaattgaaatttgcaaTCCACAAAATGTTAGTGTGACTATGGGTGGTGATGTTGCAGTTGAGAATGTGTCTCATGTGCCCGAACAAATAATTTGTACTACTGGGTCATTGAATCCCAGAAATGTGTTGAATGTTAGTTCAGAAGTGGCTACTACCTGTTCTTATATGCTGAATGATAGTACCGTAGCTCCCCGGGTGAGTGTGAGTGCGTGTACTATGAACAATGTGACTCGAATACCTGAAATGAGTGTGAGTTTACCATTCACCTCACCTATTTCAAATGCTAGTCAGATTCCAATCTACACTGCTCCTAAAGCAAGTTCTGTACCGGTAGTGACTATGTCAAATAATGTCCCTTTAACAGGTGTGACCCAAATGCCTGTTATGCCTAATCAAGTCTTGTCATACCCTCAAATAATTTATGTACCCCAACCTCAGTTTGGTTTACCACCTTCGGAACCCCCTACTTTTTCTGGAGATGCTGCGGAGTACAGATATTTTTTGGATATATTTGACACTGTAATTGGAAGTAGAGTTCAAAGCCCTAAAGAAAAAATGGTGTATTTGCTTAAATATACAAAGGGTCCTGCTCATGCACTGGTCAAAGGTTGCCAGCATCGTGGATCTGAATGTTATAATGAAGCAATTCAGTTGCTTGATGAAACATATggacgaaaatatcaaataggGGAAGCTTGTATAAATTCAGTTTCCTGTGGTCCTAATTTAAAATTGGCTGATAAAGATGCCCTAACAATGTTTGCCGCAGAGCTGATGTCCTGTATGAATACATTGATAGgaattgaatataataatgtaTCTATTATGACAATTGATAAGATGGCCATGAGAATGCCTCATTCTTGGAGGGCAGGGTGGCTGTCTGTAGTTGATGACGTTTTAAATGAAAAGAAGGTGAATTTAACAGTTGAACATTTGGCGAATTATGTTCGAAAACGAACTCGTGAAAACACGAATCTGCCTTCTAATGATCCGAACTCACCTCCAAAGCAATCGAACCCTGTGAAAGGTCTGAAACCCTATAGATCAACATTTGCTACATCAGTTGTTGATGGGCCTGTACGAAAATGTGTTAAATGCAATAAAGATCATTTTTTGAATCAGTGTGTTAAATTTCGTGAATTGAGCTATGAAGATAAAATTGAGTTTGTCAGGAACCGAAAGCTTTGTTTTTCATGCCTCGAACCTGGTCACTGGAGCAAAGACTGTAAGCGAACAAAGCCTTGTAAGGTTGAAGGATGCAAGAGAAGACATACAACGGTTCTTCATCCTCcagacaaaattcaaattaatcatTCTGGGACAAAAGGTGATGAATCTcctgttttgaaaaattttggctcTCAAACACCtgaaactgaaaccaaattcaATGCTTTTGTTAATACATCTAAAAATGAAAAGGTTTTGCTCAATGTGATTCCTGTTAAAGTACGTGTTAATGGTGACAAAAATGCTATTGTGACAAACGCATTTTTTGATAATGGTTCCACTTGCTCATTCATAAGTGAGTCTCTTATGCACAAGTTAAATGTTGATGGTCTCAAGATAAATTTGAATGTTCGtacaataaataatgaaactgAAAGTAAACAAAGTATCATTGTGAAAGGTCTTGAAATTTCGGACTTTGATGAATCTGAATATGTGCCATTGACGCCATTATTTTCAAACGATAAAATTGGTGTTGAGCAATCTGATATTCCCTCTCAAAAGGACGTGGatcaatttattgaatttaagAATGTTGTTATACCAAATATTAAATCTGAAGTGGGTCTTTTGATTGGCAAGGATAATCCTAAATTGCACAAACCATTGGAAGTTGCCTATGGCCCTCATGACTATTTTGCATCTAAGACTGTTGCTGGATGGATGATTAGTTGTCCACCTAAGAAGAATGACAATCAAGGTAATCCATGtaattattttgtgaaaaatgaaGTGCATCCATTGTGTCAAATGTGCACGGATGTCATTGATTCGGCTAATAATGAAAAGGACGAAATCTCTCCTCGACAACAAATGTTCCTTGATAGGGTGAGCGAATCTATTAAGTTGAAAGATGACGGACACTATGAAATTGATTTGCCATTTATAAATCCAAATTcgaaattaccttcaaattatTTGCAAGTGAAACAGCGAACCGAATCGCTCAAGCGTCGATTTATTAGAGATCCAAATTTTTATTCCGAATATAAAGATTTTGTGGAAAATATGTTAACTATGGGTTATGCAGAAGAAGTTTCTGATTCTACTGAAAGTGAAGGTCAAATTTGGTATATTAATCATCATGGCGTTTATCACCCTGAAAAGAAGAAAATTCGTGTAGTATTTGACTGCTCATCTAAATTTCAAGGAATCTGCCTTAACGACATTCTGTTACAGGGGCCGGACCTGGCCAATAACTTGGTTGGTGTTCTGTCAAGGTTTCGCAAAAATGTGGTTGTTGTACAGGGAGATATACGCTCAATGTTTTTACAAGTGAAGGTACCCGAAAAACACAGAAATTATCTTAGATTTTTCTGGTGGGAAGACAGCGACATAAATAAACCCATGAAAGAATTTCGCATGACAGCTTATCCATTTGGAACGGTTTGCAGCCCAAGTTGCTGTAATTATGCATTGAAACAAGCTGCCGAAGACAATAAACATGATTTTGATATAAGTGTCATAAATGCAATTAACGATTCATTCTATGTGGATGATTTTTTCGATTCAAGACCAAATGCCGAAAGTGCCGTTTCTCTCGTGAAAAATATTTCTGCTGTCTGCGCAAAAGGCGGATTTGAAGTTTTAAAATGGATCAGTAATGATCGCAATGTTATTGCCGAAATTCCTGAAGATATGAGAtcgaagaatttgaaaaatttaaatttagctGTTGACGCTTTACCTCTTGAACATGCTCTAGGTATGATTTGGAGTGTTGATGAAGACATCTTGTGTTTCTCTGTTAATCCTAAAGAGAGACCTTGTAATAGACGTGGCATGTTAAGTGTCGTGAATTCTATTTTTGACCCAATGGGCCTGGTACAGCCAGTGCTTCAGCCTGTGAAGGTTCTAATGCAAATGCTTGGCAGACAGAAGTTCAGTTGGGATGACCCAATACCGCCGGGAGTTGAACAAGAATGGCTAAAATGGCTTTCTGAGTTGCCTAAACTGAAGGAATTTAATGTACCAAGATGTTTTGTACCCGTGGATTACGGAGAAGTTGTAGAAACtcaa